A section of the Pseudomonas tritici genome encodes:
- a CDS encoding GNAT family N-acetyltransferase produces the protein MIVRTLGTHDAEAYRALMLEAYGAYPQAFTSSVAERAAMPLSWWEKRLGSPLDRLLGAYEGDELAGIVGLAYEPREKARHKVTLFGMYVNAGHQQKGLGRQLVEAALDEARKQPRLKVIQLTVTAGNDAAFALYQRCGFIQYGLEPLAVRVGVEYFDKIHMWRELEDH, from the coding sequence ATGATTGTTCGCACGCTGGGGACGCATGACGCCGAGGCCTATCGTGCATTGATGCTCGAGGCCTATGGCGCCTATCCCCAGGCATTCACCTCCAGCGTGGCGGAGCGTGCCGCGATGCCGTTGAGCTGGTGGGAAAAACGCTTGGGCAGTCCGCTGGACCGGCTGCTCGGTGCCTACGAAGGGGATGAGCTGGCCGGCATTGTCGGCCTTGCATACGAGCCACGAGAGAAGGCTCGGCACAAGGTGACGCTGTTCGGCATGTATGTGAACGCGGGCCACCAGCAAAAGGGCTTGGGCCGTCAGTTGGTTGAAGCGGCACTGGATGAGGCGCGTAAGCAGCCGCGCCTCAAGGTGATCCAGCTGACCGTCACGGCCGGTAATGACGCGGCGTTTGCCTTGTACCAACGCTGCGGTTTTATCCAATACGGCCTGGAGCCATTGGCAGTGCGCGTCGGCGTTGAATACTTCGACAAGATCCACATGTGGCGCGAACTGGAAGATCACTGA
- a CDS encoding DsbA family oxidoreductase, which yields MSTPLKIDFVSDVSCPWCIIGLRGLTEALDQLGAEVQAEIHFQPFELNPNMPAEGQNIVEHITEKYGSTAEESQANRARIRDMGAELGFAFRTDGQSRIYNTFDAHRLLHWAGLEGLQYNLKEALFKAYFTDGQDPSDHATLAIIAESVGLDIKRAAEILACDEYAADVREQEQLWTSRGVTSVPTIVFNDQYAVSGGQPAEAFVGAIRQIISEAKS from the coding sequence ATGAGTACTCCCCTGAAAATCGATTTCGTCAGCGACGTGTCCTGCCCCTGGTGCATCATCGGCCTGCGCGGCCTGACCGAAGCCCTCGACCAGCTTGGCGCCGAAGTACAGGCCGAGATCCATTTCCAGCCGTTTGAGCTGAACCCGAACATGCCCGCCGAGGGCCAGAACATCGTCGAGCACATCACCGAAAAATACGGCTCCACTGCCGAAGAGTCCCAGGCAAACCGTGCGCGAATCCGCGACATGGGGGCTGAGTTGGGCTTTGCTTTTCGCACCGATGGTCAGAGCCGTATCTACAACACCTTCGACGCCCATCGCCTGCTGCATTGGGCCGGGCTGGAAGGCTTGCAGTACAACCTCAAGGAAGCGCTGTTCAAGGCGTATTTCACCGATGGGCAGGACCCTTCCGATCATGCGACGCTGGCGATCATCGCCGAAAGCGTTGGCCTGGATATCAAACGTGCGGCCGAGATTCTTGCTTGCGATGAATACGCCGCCGATGTCCGCGAACAGGAACAGCTGTGGACTTCCCGTGGCGTGACCTCGGTGCCGACCATTGTGTTCAACGATCAGTACGCCGTCAGCGGTGGCCAACCGGCCGAGG
- the metR gene encoding transcriptional regulator MetR has translation MLEIRHLKTLHALREADSLVEAAERLHLTQSALSHQFKELEERLGMQLFVRKTKPLRFTSAGLRLLQLADATLPLLRGAERDIARLAGGTAGRLHMAIECHSCFQWLMPTIDQFRDAWPEVELDLASGFAFAPLPALARGDLDLVVTSDPLELPGITYVPLFTYEAMLAVANQHALANKAYIVPEDLLTETLITYPVERDRLDIFTRFLEPADVEPAQVRTSELTVMMMQLVASGRGVCGMPHWALHEYSSRGYVKAKRLGEKGLFATLYAGIRADMLDAPYMRDFLLTAKDTSFSTLDGVSAVR, from the coding sequence GTGCTCGAAATCCGTCACCTCAAGACCCTGCACGCCCTGCGCGAGGCTGACAGCCTGGTCGAAGCCGCCGAACGCCTGCACCTGACGCAATCGGCGCTGTCCCACCAGTTCAAGGAGCTGGAAGAGCGCCTGGGCATGCAACTGTTCGTGCGCAAGACCAAGCCGCTGCGTTTCACGAGCGCCGGCCTGCGCCTGTTGCAACTGGCCGACGCCACCCTGCCCTTGCTGCGCGGCGCCGAGCGTGACATTGCGCGGTTGGCCGGCGGCACCGCCGGGCGTTTGCACATGGCGATTGAATGCCACAGCTGCTTCCAGTGGCTGATGCCGACCATCGACCAGTTCCGCGATGCCTGGCCGGAAGTCGAGCTGGACCTGGCGTCCGGTTTCGCCTTCGCGCCGCTGCCGGCCCTGGCGCGCGGCGACCTCGACCTGGTGGTGACCTCCGACCCGCTGGAACTGCCGGGCATCACCTATGTGCCGCTGTTCACCTACGAAGCCATGCTGGCGGTGGCCAACCAGCACGCGCTGGCGAACAAGGCGTACATCGTGCCGGAAGACTTGCTGACCGAAACCCTGATCACCTACCCGGTGGAGCGCGACCGGCTGGACATCTTCACCCGCTTCCTGGAACCCGCCGACGTCGAACCGGCCCAGGTGCGCACCTCGGAACTGACAGTGATGATGATGCAATTGGTCGCCAGCGGCCGTGGCGTGTGCGGCATGCCGCATTGGGCGCTGCATGAATACAGCTCGCGCGGTTACGTGAAGGCCAAGCGCCTGGGCGAGAAAGGCTTGTTTGCGACGCTGTACGCGGGGATTCGCGCGGACATGCTGGACGCGCCATATATGCGCGACTTTTTGCTGACGGCGAAGGACACGTCGTTTTCAACGCTGGATGGGGTGAGTGCTGTTCGCTGA
- a CDS encoding HD domain-containing phosphohydrolase: protein MDEQFATLSTAQPTILLVDDEESILNSLRRLLRGQPFNVVLAGSGAQALEIMAAQPIDLIMSDARMPGMDGAQLLAEVHRLYPTTSRILLTGYADLPTIIKAINEGQIHRYIGKPWNDDELKLILQQALEHQRLERLTLVQNEQLKALNATLEKRVESRTGELQQTADMLDLAYEELKRSYVTGTEVFSLLANLRLPKDKQTNRQLIELIRVYCASQAIDEVSTRDLTMAAALYNIGKLSWTDSMMTAPADKLHSTDRDLYRAYPTQSESLLMTLEPMKDAARIIRHHQERYDGSGFPDHLKEDAIPFGSRLLKLAVDFIELQKGLILERQMNSDEALLYIQKYAGRLYDPSLVEAFVQACAKFLSDVTLGDPTVKVLTTRELADGMVLARNLNADNGMLLLNAGKVLNLPLVDKLIAFEAMEGAKYAIFIKVPEETADLS, encoded by the coding sequence ATGGATGAACAATTCGCTACGCTCTCCACCGCACAACCCACCATTTTGCTGGTCGACGATGAAGAGTCGATCCTCAACAGCTTGCGTCGCCTGTTGCGCGGCCAGCCCTTTAATGTGGTGCTTGCCGGCAGCGGTGCCCAGGCTCTGGAAATAATGGCGGCCCAACCCATCGACCTGATCATGAGCGACGCGCGCATGCCAGGTATGGACGGCGCGCAGTTGCTGGCTGAAGTCCATCGCTTGTATCCCACCACCAGTCGTATCCTGCTGACCGGTTACGCTGACCTGCCGACAATCATCAAGGCGATCAACGAAGGGCAGATCCACCGTTATATCGGCAAACCCTGGAATGACGATGAACTGAAGCTGATCCTGCAGCAGGCCCTGGAACATCAGCGGCTTGAACGCTTGACCCTGGTGCAGAACGAGCAGCTCAAGGCGCTCAATGCGACCTTGGAAAAACGCGTGGAGTCGCGTACCGGCGAGCTGCAGCAGACCGCGGACATGCTCGACCTGGCTTACGAAGAACTCAAGCGCAGCTACGTGACGGGCACCGAAGTGTTTTCGCTGCTGGCCAACCTGCGCTTGCCCAAGGACAAGCAGACCAACCGCCAGTTGATCGAGCTGATCCGTGTGTATTGCGCCTCGCAGGCCATCGACGAGGTCAGCACACGCGACCTCACCATGGCCGCCGCGCTCTATAACATCGGCAAACTGAGCTGGACCGACAGCATGATGACTGCCCCGGCCGATAAACTGCACAGCACCGACCGCGATCTGTACCGCGCCTATCCGACGCAGAGCGAGTCGCTGTTGATGACGCTGGAGCCGATGAAGGATGCGGCGCGGATCATTCGTCATCATCAGGAGCGCTACGACGGCAGTGGTTTCCCCGATCACCTCAAGGAGGATGCGATCCCGTTTGGTTCACGCTTGCTGAAACTGGCGGTGGATTTCATCGAGTTGCAGAAAGGGCTGATCCTTGAGCGACAGATGAACAGTGATGAAGCGCTGCTCTATATCCAAAAGTATGCCGGGCGCCTCTACGATCCGAGTCTGGTCGAGGCTTTCGTGCAGGCTTGTGCCAAGTTCCTCAGTGATGTGACGCTGGGTGATCCCACCGTCAAGGTCCTGACCACCCGTGAGCTGGCTGACGGTATGGTCCTGGCGCGTAACCTCAATGCCGATAACGGCATGCTCCTGCTCAATGCCGGCAAGGTGCTGAACCTGCCGCTGGTGGACAAGCTCATTGCGTTCGAGGCAATGGAAGGCGCGAAATACGCCATTTTTATCAAAGTACCCGAAGAGACAGCAGACCTTTCATGA
- a CDS encoding alpha/beta fold hydrolase, whose product MRVLFLLAALLFGLPSFAASRCDVNVPTQTVDLAQVSIAYQSIGRASDPALLLVMGLGGQLIHWPDEVVVALCQQGFRVIRYDNRDVGLSTWRQAPVNANLTFEVLRYKLGLPVAAPYTLTDMADDALGLMDALQIQQFHVLGASMGGMIAQHLAAMAPQRVESLTLIMTSSGAEGLPAPNAALVQLLSRRSAPNREVALEQQADLLAALGSPNVKDDRQALLHQAALSYDRAFNPEGVKRQIMAILAEPSRVPLLNQLRVPTLVVHGTADPLLPVMHGVHLAAHIQGSQLKLIPGMAHRFQEAFKAPLLTAVLPYLQAHREDAAHWAQIDPVAPSKLL is encoded by the coding sequence ATGCGCGTGTTGTTTTTACTGGCCGCTTTACTGTTCGGCCTGCCGTCTTTTGCGGCTTCTCGATGTGATGTCAATGTCCCGACCCAAACGGTCGACCTGGCTCAGGTGAGCATTGCTTACCAGAGCATCGGTCGTGCGTCCGACCCTGCCTTGTTGCTGGTGATGGGCCTGGGCGGGCAGTTGATCCACTGGCCGGACGAAGTGGTGGTCGCCCTGTGTCAACAGGGTTTCCGGGTGATCCGCTACGACAACCGTGACGTCGGCCTGTCGACCTGGCGCCAGGCGCCGGTAAACGCCAACCTGACCTTTGAGGTACTGCGCTACAAGCTCGGCCTGCCGGTGGCGGCACCCTACACGCTGACGGATATGGCCGACGACGCCCTGGGCTTGATGGACGCCTTGCAGATCCAGCAGTTTCACGTACTGGGCGCAAGCATGGGCGGCATGATCGCCCAGCACCTGGCGGCGATGGCGCCGCAGCGCGTGGAAAGCCTGACCCTGATCATGACCAGCTCCGGTGCCGAAGGCTTGCCGGCACCCAATGCGGCGCTGGTGCAGTTGTTGTCGCGACGCAGTGCGCCGAATCGTGAAGTGGCGCTGGAGCAGCAGGCCGATTTGCTCGCGGCGCTGGGCAGCCCGAACGTGAAGGATGATCGCCAGGCGTTGCTGCACCAGGCGGCGCTGTCTTACGACCGCGCCTTCAACCCGGAAGGCGTGAAGCGCCAGATCATGGCGATCCTCGCCGAACCGAGCCGCGTGCCGTTGCTCAACCAACTGCGTGTACCGACGCTGGTGGTCCACGGCACCGCCGATCCGTTGCTGCCGGTGATGCACGGCGTGCACCTGGCGGCGCATATCCAGGGCAGCCAGTTGAAGTTGATTCCCGGCATGGCCCATCGTTTCCAGGAAGCGTTCAAGGCGCCGCTGCTGACAGCGGTGTTGCCGTACCTGCAGGCTCATCGCGAAGATGCCGCACATTGGGCGCAGATTGACCCGGTCGCGCCTTCGAAGCTGCTGTGA
- a CDS encoding NUDIX hydrolase: MSTSTIRIAAALLIGSDGQTLLVRKRGTQAFMQPGGKIDAGEQPVEALARELHEELNLRIEPSAAVYLGTFSAPAANEPGFTVEAELFQVQIDVAVTPAAEIEEVRWIDPAGDGGLQLAPLTRDLILPFYRSSLTA; the protein is encoded by the coding sequence ATGAGCACTTCTACTATCCGCATCGCCGCCGCCCTCCTGATCGGCAGCGACGGCCAAACCCTGCTGGTGCGCAAGCGCGGCACCCAGGCTTTCATGCAACCGGGGGGCAAGATTGACGCTGGCGAGCAACCCGTCGAAGCCCTGGCCCGCGAGCTGCACGAAGAGCTCAACTTGCGTATCGAGCCCAGTGCCGCCGTCTACCTCGGCACGTTTTCCGCACCGGCCGCCAACGAGCCGGGTTTTACCGTGGAAGCCGAGTTGTTCCAGGTGCAGATCGACGTTGCGGTGACCCCCGCCGCCGAAATTGAAGAGGTCCGCTGGATTGACCCGGCCGGTGACGGCGGCTTGCAGTTGGCACCCTTGACGCGCGATTTGATCCTGCCGTTTTACCGCTCATCGCTGACCGCATGA